TTCTTGACGCGAAGCTCCCAGATGATGGCACCGACGATCGCGAAGACGGCGATGATCGCTGTCCACGTGATGAACGTGCTGCCGAGCCAGTCGAGTTCCTGTCCGCGGTCGAGCACGATTTCTGTTGCTGCAAGGCCGAGCGAAACGAGGCCAAGGCCGATCGCGTCGATCTTCAGAGGATGCTTTTTCAGCAGCGCGCGCGCTTTGACGAGATGCGGCGGGTCCTGCAGCACCATGCGCGTGAAGAATGCGCAGAGCACGCCGACCGGGATGTTGATGTAAAAGATCCAACGCCACGAGTAGTTATCAGTGATCCAGCCACCAAGCGTGGGGCCAAGCACTGGAGCGCAGAGGATCGCGACCGTGTAGACGGCCATCGCCATGCCGCGCTTTTCGCCGGGGAAGGCGTCGGCAAGAATGGCCTGCACGGAAGGCTGCAAGCCGCCGCCGCTCAGTCCCTGCAGCACGCGGAAGATGACCAGCGCGCCGAGTGTCGGAGCCAGACCGCAGGCGGCCGAAAACACAGTGAAGAGCACCACGGAGATCAGATAAAAGTTCTTGCGACCGACCACGCTGGAGATCCAGCCGCTGATCGGAAGAATGATCGCATTGGCGACGAGGTAGCTCGTCAGCACCCAGGTGCTTTCGTCCTGCGACGCCGAAAGGCTGCCTGCGATGTGCGGCAGCGCGACGTTTGCGATGGAGGTATCGAGCACCTCCATGAAGGTACCCATCGTGACCACCAGTGCGATGATCCACGGATTGAATACACGCGGCCCCGGCGCGGCTGCGGTTTCGAGCGGCACTCCGGGCTCGAACTCTGGCGCGCTCGGCGCGAGAGAATCCTCTGCGCGTTCTGCGGCCTCTTCTAAAGTGGCGTGACTCACCCACCGACTCCCAAAAATAGAAATAGCGTTCCGTCGTCAAAATGACCGAGGAGTCATAAAATGACTATACAGTCATTCGATGCGGTGAAATCCCGTAGGACTCAAGCGTTTCAACAGCGGATTCACCCAAATCGCTGTGGTATTTTGG
The nucleotide sequence above comes from Granulicella cerasi. Encoded proteins:
- a CDS encoding DHA2 family efflux MFS transporter permease subunit, encoding MSHATLEEAAERAEDSLAPSAPEFEPGVPLETAAAPGPRVFNPWIIALVVTMGTFMEVLDTSIANVALPHIAGSLSASQDESTWVLTSYLVANAIILPISGWISSVVGRKNFYLISVVLFTVFSAACGLAPTLGALVIFRVLQGLSGGGLQPSVQAILADAFPGEKRGMAMAVYTVAILCAPVLGPTLGGWITDNYSWRWIFYINIPVGVLCAFFTRMVLQDPPHLVKARALLKKHPLKIDAIGLGLVSLGLAATEIVLDRGQELDWLGSTFITWTAIIAVFAIVGAIIWELRVKNPVVNLRLLGERNFLFCCIIVLGMYTSLYATTFLLPQYMQELMGYDATTAGIAVSPAGLVTMLEVPLVGWLLSRGNDARRMIAVGIVTMTVGTYWASMMNLGVGEASLIFPRIIQVMGLGMTTVPLSTIMFRFLPADQTSNAAGIYALVRNEGGSIGIALSSTFLQRMTQVHQTYLGAQITASNGLAAATVRATGSATLGSPSDQHYAGLAMLYHQVQTQAALLAYMDQFRLFAYLLIALLPLVLLLKRPPKIVGKITLDAH